Proteins found in one Triticum urartu cultivar G1812 chromosome 4, Tu2.1, whole genome shotgun sequence genomic segment:
- the LOC125551160 gene encoding very-long-chain aldehyde decarbonylase GL1-11, with amino-acid sequence MAATPLDSAWEWLITNFSEFQLATVVTFVLHESVFFLSGFPSLLFERLGLFAKYKIQKKSNTSAYQNRCVMRLILYHVCVNLPVMIFSYPAFKFMGLRSSLPLPHWTVIVSQVLFYFILEDFIFYWGHRALHTKWLYKHVHSVHHEYATPFGLTSEYAHPAEILFLGFATVVGPALTGPHLFTLWLWMVLRVLETVEAHSGYHFPWSPSNFLPLYGGSDFHDYHHRVLYTKSGNYASTFVYMDWLFGTDKGYRKTKAIEGEEGKHL; translated from the exons ATGGCGGCCACGCCCCTCGACTCCGCCTGGGAG TGGCTGATCACCAACTTCAGCGAGTTCCAGCTGGCCACCGTCGTCACCTTCGTCCTCCACGAGAGCGTCTTCTTCCTCTCCGGCTTCCCCTCCCTCCTCTTCGAGCGCCTCGGACTCTTCGCCAAGTACAAGATCCAG AAGAAGAGCAACACTTCTGCTTACCAGAACAGATGCGTCATGCGTCTCATTCTCTACCATGTCTGTGTGAATTTGCCAGTCATGATTTTCTCCTATCCTGCCTTTAAGTTCATGGGGCTGAGGAGCTCTCTTCCTCTGCCACACTG GACGGTCATTGTATCTCAAGTTCTTTTTTATTTTATACTCGAAGATTTCATATTCTATTGGGGGCACAGGGCTCTGCATACCAAATGGCTATACAAGCATGTCCACAGTGTGCACCATGA ATATGCTACACCATTTGGCTTAACTTCGGAATATGCACACCCTGCTGAAATTTTGTTCCTGGGATTTGCCACGGTTGTTGGTCCTGCCCTCACTGGCCCTCACTTGTTTACCCTTTGGCTGTGGATGGTTTTGAGGGTGTTAGAGACGGTTGAAGCTCACAGTGGATATCACTTCCCTTGGAGCCCATCAAACTTCCTGCCACTGTATGGAGG CTCTGACTTCCATGATTATCATCATCGTGTGCTCTACACCAAGTCAGGGAACTACGCCTCTACTTTTGTTTACATGGACTG GTTGTTTGGCACAGACAAGGGCTATCGCAAGACAAAAGCCATCGAAGGGGAAGAAGGGAAGCATTTGTAA
- the LOC125551159 gene encoding noroxomaritidine/norcraugsodine reductase-like, with translation MAGFTSDSSQETMSHRWNLAGMTALVTGGTKGIGLAIVEELAGLGAKVHTCARNAAGLDKCRRRWQSKGLHQLVTASVCDVSVRGDREALVATVRDLFHGKLHILVNNAGQSLYKAAADTTPEDYARIMATNLDPCFHLSQLAHPLLRQAGASSVLLISSVTGYIAYPALSVYSLTKGAMHQLARSLAAEWATHGIRVNCVAPGGIDTDISTTTLATDPTMARRLADMETARVPMRRFGKPHEVAAVVAFLCMPGAGYMTGQVICVDGGRTIAAKL, from the exons ATGGCAGGTTTCACATCGGATTCTTCACAGGAGACGATGAGTCACCGGTGGAACCTCGCCGGCATGACGGCGCTCGTCACCGGAGGAACCAAGGGGATCGG GCTTGCCATCGTGGAGGAGCTGGCCGGGCTGGGCGCCAAGGTGCACACCTGCGCACGCAACGCCGCCGGCCTGGACAAATGCCGGCGGCGATGGCAGAGCAAGGGCCTCCACCAGCTGGTCACCGCCTCCGTCTGCGACGTCTCCGTGCGCGGCGACAGGGAGGCCCTCGTCGCCACGGTCCGCGACCTCTTCCACGGCAAGCTCCACATCCTCGTCAACAACGCCGGCCAATCCCTCTACAAGGCGGCCGCGGACACCACGCCGGAGGACTACGCCCGCATCATGGCCACCAACCTCGACCCCTGCTTCCACCTCTCCCAGCTCGCGCACCCGCTGCTCCGCCAAGCCGGGGCCTCCTCCGTGCTGCTCATCTCCTCCGTCACCGGCTACATCGCCTACCCGGCGCTCTCGGTTTACTCGCTCACCAAGGGGGCCATGCACCAGCTCGCCAGGAGCCTGGCCGCCGAGTGGGCGACGCACGGCATCCGCGTCAACTGCGTCGCGCCGGGCGGCATCGACACCGATATCTCCACCACCACGCTCGCCACCGACCCAACCATGGCGCGGAGGCTCGCCGACATGGAGACGGCGCGGGTGCCCATGCGCCGCTTCGGCAAGCCCCACGAAGTCGCCGCGGTCGTCGCCTTCCTCTGCATGCCCGGCGCCGGGTACATGACGGGCCAGGTCATATGCGTCGATGGCGGACGCACAATAGCAGCCAAGCTATGA